In a genomic window of Phacochoerus africanus isolate WHEZ1 chromosome 6, ROS_Pafr_v1, whole genome shotgun sequence:
- the LYPLA1 gene encoding acyl-protein thioesterase 1 isoform X2: MPVTLNMNMAMPSWFNIIGLSPDSLEDETGIKQAAENVKSLIEQEVKNGIPSNRIILGGFSQGGALSLYTALTTHQKLAGVTALSCWLPLRSSFPECPISGVNRDIPILQCHGVLDPLVPLMFGSLTVERLKTLVNPANVTFKTYEGMMHSSCQQEMLDVKQFIEKLLPPID; the protein is encoded by the exons ATGCCTGTAACATTAAATATGAACATGGCCATGCCTTCTTG GTTTAACATTATTGGGCTTTCGCCAGATTCACTGGAAGATGAAACTGGAATCAAGCAGGCAGCAGAAAATG tAAAATCTTTGATAGAGCAGGAGGTGAAGAATGGCATTCCATCTAACAGAATTATTTTGGGAGGATTTTCTCAG GGAGGAGCCCTGTCCTTGTACACAGCGCTCACCACCCATCAGAAGCTGGCCGGCGTCACCGCTCTCAGCTGCTGGCTCCCGTTGCGATCTTCGTTTCCAGAG tgtCCCATCAGTGGTGTGAATAGAGACATCCCCATCCTTCAGTGCCACggagtgctggatcctttagttCCCCTAATGTTTGGCTCTCTAACTGTTGAAAGGCTAAAAACGCTGGTAAATCCAGCCAATGTGACTTTCAAAACCTACGAAGGCATGATGCACAGTTCCTGCCAACAG GAAATGCTGGATGTCAAGCAGTTCATTGAAAAACTGCTGCCTCCCATTGATTGA
- the TCEA1 gene encoding transcription elongation factor A protein 1 isoform X2, producing the protein MDDEVVRIAKKMDKMVQKKNAAGALDLLKELKNIPMTLELLQSTRIGMSVNAIRKQSTDEEVTSLAKSLIKSWKKLLDGPSTDKDSEEKKKDTAITSQNSPEAREESSSSHGSSRKDEPNARDTYVSSFPRAPSTSDSVRLKCREMLAAALRTGEDYIAIGADEEELGSQIEEAIYQEIRNTDMKYKNRVRSRISNLKDAKNPNLRKNVLCGNIPPDLFARMTAEEMASDELKEMRKNLTKEAIREHQMAKTGGTQTDLFTCGKCKKKNCTYTQVQTRSADEPMTTFVVCNECGNRWKFC; encoded by the exons ATGGACGACGAGGTGGTCCGAATTGCCAAGAAGATGGACAAGATGGTGCAGAAGAAGAACGCG gctGGAGCATTGGATTTACTGAAGGAGCTTAAGAATATTCCCATGACGCTGGAATTATTGCAG TCCACAAGAATTGGAATGTCAGTAAATGCTATTCGCAAACAGAGCACAGATGAAGAAGTTACATCTTTAGCAAAGTCCCTCATCAAATCTTGGAAAAAGTTATTAG ATGGACCATCAACAGATAAAgactctgaagaaaagaaaaaagatactgcAATTACATCACAGAATAGCCCTGAGGCACGAGAAGAAAG ctccagcagccatGGCAGCAGCAGGAAGGATGAGCCCAATGCACGAGACACCTACGTTTCCTCCTTCCCTCGGGCCCCGAGCACTTCCGACTCTGTGCGGTTAAAGTGCAGGGAGATGCTCGCTGCCGCTCTGAGGACGGGAG AGGATTACATCGCCATTGGAGCTGATGAGGAAGAATTGGGATCTCAAATCGAGGAAG CTATATATCAAGAAATAAGGAATACAgacatgaaatataaaaatagagtACGAAGTAGGATATCAAATCTTAAGGATGCTAAGAatccaaatttaagaaaaaatgtgcTGTGTGGGAATATTCCTCCTGACTTATTTGCTAGAATGACAGCAGAG GAAATGGCTAGTGATGAGCTCAAAGAGATGCGGAAAAACCTAACCAAAGAAGCCATCAGAGAGCATCAGATGGCCAAGACAGGTGGGACCCAGACGGACTTGTTCACGTGCGGCAAATGCAAGAAGAAGAACTGCACTTACACACAG GTGCAGACTCGGAGTGCTGACGAGCCCATGACGACATTTGTTGTCTGCAACGAGTGTGGAAACCGATGGAAG TTCTGTTGA
- the TCEA1 gene encoding transcription elongation factor A protein 1 isoform X1, which translates to MDDEVVRIAKKMDKMVQKKNAAGALDLLKELKNIPMTLELLQSTRIGMSVNAIRKQSTDEEVTSLAKSLIKSWKKLLDGPSTDKDSEEKKKDTAITSQNSPEAREESSSSSHGSSRKDEPNARDTYVSSFPRAPSTSDSVRLKCREMLAAALRTGEDYIAIGADEEELGSQIEEAIYQEIRNTDMKYKNRVRSRISNLKDAKNPNLRKNVLCGNIPPDLFARMTAEEMASDELKEMRKNLTKEAIREHQMAKTGGTQTDLFTCGKCKKKNCTYTQVQTRSADEPMTTFVVCNECGNRWKFC; encoded by the exons ATGGACGACGAGGTGGTCCGAATTGCCAAGAAGATGGACAAGATGGTGCAGAAGAAGAACGCG gctGGAGCATTGGATTTACTGAAGGAGCTTAAGAATATTCCCATGACGCTGGAATTATTGCAG TCCACAAGAATTGGAATGTCAGTAAATGCTATTCGCAAACAGAGCACAGATGAAGAAGTTACATCTTTAGCAAAGTCCCTCATCAAATCTTGGAAAAAGTTATTAG ATGGACCATCAACAGATAAAgactctgaagaaaagaaaaaagatactgcAATTACATCACAGAATAGCCCTGAGGCACGAGAAGAAAG cagctccagcagccatGGCAGCAGCAGGAAGGATGAGCCCAATGCACGAGACACCTACGTTTCCTCCTTCCCTCGGGCCCCGAGCACTTCCGACTCTGTGCGGTTAAAGTGCAGGGAGATGCTCGCTGCCGCTCTGAGGACGGGAG AGGATTACATCGCCATTGGAGCTGATGAGGAAGAATTGGGATCTCAAATCGAGGAAG CTATATATCAAGAAATAAGGAATACAgacatgaaatataaaaatagagtACGAAGTAGGATATCAAATCTTAAGGATGCTAAGAatccaaatttaagaaaaaatgtgcTGTGTGGGAATATTCCTCCTGACTTATTTGCTAGAATGACAGCAGAG GAAATGGCTAGTGATGAGCTCAAAGAGATGCGGAAAAACCTAACCAAAGAAGCCATCAGAGAGCATCAGATGGCCAAGACAGGTGGGACCCAGACGGACTTGTTCACGTGCGGCAAATGCAAGAAGAAGAACTGCACTTACACACAG GTGCAGACTCGGAGTGCTGACGAGCCCATGACGACATTTGTTGTCTGCAACGAGTGTGGAAACCGATGGAAG TTCTGTTGA
- the TCEA1 gene encoding transcription elongation factor A protein 1 isoform X3 codes for MTLELLQSTRIGMSVNAIRKQSTDEEVTSLAKSLIKSWKKLLDGPSTDKDSEEKKKDTAITSQNSPEAREESSSSSHGSSRKDEPNARDTYVSSFPRAPSTSDSVRLKCREMLAAALRTGEDYIAIGADEEELGSQIEEAIYQEIRNTDMKYKNRVRSRISNLKDAKNPNLRKNVLCGNIPPDLFARMTAEEMASDELKEMRKNLTKEAIREHQMAKTGGTQTDLFTCGKCKKKNCTYTQVQTRSADEPMTTFVVCNECGNRWKFC; via the exons ATGACGCTGGAATTATTGCAG TCCACAAGAATTGGAATGTCAGTAAATGCTATTCGCAAACAGAGCACAGATGAAGAAGTTACATCTTTAGCAAAGTCCCTCATCAAATCTTGGAAAAAGTTATTAG ATGGACCATCAACAGATAAAgactctgaagaaaagaaaaaagatactgcAATTACATCACAGAATAGCCCTGAGGCACGAGAAGAAAG cagctccagcagccatGGCAGCAGCAGGAAGGATGAGCCCAATGCACGAGACACCTACGTTTCCTCCTTCCCTCGGGCCCCGAGCACTTCCGACTCTGTGCGGTTAAAGTGCAGGGAGATGCTCGCTGCCGCTCTGAGGACGGGAG AGGATTACATCGCCATTGGAGCTGATGAGGAAGAATTGGGATCTCAAATCGAGGAAG CTATATATCAAGAAATAAGGAATACAgacatgaaatataaaaatagagtACGAAGTAGGATATCAAATCTTAAGGATGCTAAGAatccaaatttaagaaaaaatgtgcTGTGTGGGAATATTCCTCCTGACTTATTTGCTAGAATGACAGCAGAG GAAATGGCTAGTGATGAGCTCAAAGAGATGCGGAAAAACCTAACCAAAGAAGCCATCAGAGAGCATCAGATGGCCAAGACAGGTGGGACCCAGACGGACTTGTTCACGTGCGGCAAATGCAAGAAGAAGAACTGCACTTACACACAG GTGCAGACTCGGAGTGCTGACGAGCCCATGACGACATTTGTTGTCTGCAACGAGTGTGGAAACCGATGGAAG TTCTGTTGA